The Arachis ipaensis cultivar K30076 chromosome B07, Araip1.1, whole genome shotgun sequence genome includes a window with the following:
- the LOC107610130 gene encoding DELLA protein GAI, whose product MITDDNIFAGSSSYEPFSMSGGNCMDELLAAIGYKKVRSKDNMADVGQKLDQQLEKVMMDNNVNAREDGTSSNVASDDAVVHYDDPNDVFPWEKTMLTPTTTHNNNQNDTTITNSLPFTQILEDPLQFNILNGNSANYNDLRAVTETVKSQVEPHSDLTCHCVAVEDTGVRLVHALMACAQAIQEEKLDLADVLVNHASVLASQQGGAMRKVAANFSHALARRIYGAFPEESMSPSLSDMLHVHFYETCPYLKFAHFTANQAILEAFSSATTVHVIDFGLKQGLQWPALMQALALRPGGPPSFRLTGIGPTSPEDTDTLQQVGWRLSQLARTIQVRFEFRGFGCNSLSDLDPTALDIKPGEAVAVNAVFELHRMLAKPGSLERVLNTVKNIEPEIVTVVEQEANHNGPVFFERFTEAMHYYSSLFDSMEGSVNEDGTLSEVYLGRQICNVVACEGEDRPXXXXXXXXVEENDGCLLLGWQMRPLIATSAWRVAGGARRH is encoded by the coding sequence ATGGACGAATTGCTAGCAGCTATAGGCTACAAGAAGGTGCGATCAAAGGACAACATGGCTGACGTGGGCCAGAAGCTGGACCAGCAGCTCGAAAAGGTGATGATGGATAATAATGTCAATGCACGCGAAGACGGTACCTCTTCCAACGTCGCTTCAGACGACGCCGTCGTTCACTATGATGACCCCAACGATGTCTTCCCCTGGGAAAAAACCATGCTCACCCCCACGACCACCCACAACAATAACCAAAACGACACCACAATCACCAATTCACTGCCGTTTACGCAAATCCTGGAGGACCCTTTACAGTTCAACATTCTCAACGGAAACTCAGCCAACTACAACGACCTTAGAGCGGTTACCGAAACCGTAAAATCGCAAGTGGAGCCACACTCAGACCTCACGTGCCATTGTGTGGCGGTCGAGGACACTGGCGTGCGTCTCGTTCACGCGCTCATGGCCTGCGCGCAGGCGATCCAGGAAGAGAAGCTTGACCTCGCTGACGTGCTCGTGAACCACGCGTCGGTCCTCGCGTCGCAGCAGGGCGGTGCGATGAGGAAAGTCGCCGCCAACTTTTCTCACGCGTTGGCGCGTCGAATCTACGGCGCGTTCCCGGAGGAGTCCATGAGCCCCTCGCTCTCCGACATGCTCCACGTCCACTTCTACGAGACTTGCCCGTACCTCAAATTCGCGCACTTCACCGCCAACCAAGCGATTCTAGAAGCTTTCTCCTCCGCAACCACCGTCCACGTCATCGATTTCGGCCTGAAGCAGGGGCTTCAGTGGCCCGCCCTCATGCAGGCCCTGGCACTCCGTCCCGGCGGACCACCATCATTCCGGTTAACCGGAATCGGACCGACATCGCCGGAGGACACCGACACTCTTCAACAAGTCGGTTGGAGGCTTTCGCAGCTTGCGAGAACGATTCAGGTTCGGTTCGAGTTCCGGGGATTCGGCTGTAACAGCCTCTCGGATCTTGATCCAACGGCTCTTGATATCAAACCAGGAGAAGCCGTCGCCGTTAACGCCGTCTTTGAGCTTCACCGTATGCTCGCCAAGCCCGGTTCTCTCGAGAGGGTTTTGAACACAGTAAAAAATATCGAACCGGAGATAGTAACGGTGGTGGAGCAGGAAGCGAACCATAACGGTCCTGTGTTTTTTGAACGGTTCACGGAGGCGATGCATTATTACTCGAGTTTGTTTGATTCGATGGAAGGATCGGTAAATGAGGATGGGACTCTTTCGGAGGTTTACTTAGGGAGGCAGATATGCAACGTTGTGGCGTGCGAAGGGGAGGACCGACCNNNNNNNNNNNNNNNNNNNNNNNNNGTGGAGGAGAACGACGGGTGTCTGTTGCTCGGTTGGCAAATGAGGCCACTCATTGCTACATCCGCGTGGAGAGTCGCCGGCGGCGCCCGCCGCCATTGA